A single genomic interval of Hevea brasiliensis isolate MT/VB/25A 57/8 chromosome 4, ASM3005281v1, whole genome shotgun sequence harbors:
- the LOC131179431 gene encoding uncharacterized protein LOC131179431 translates to MAKVKQVATKPQKFMGDAMKATGKSEKKREEETELENSDEETETVAERARKRKGTGIAGLELFKKKKKMEKAPASKPFAQQNIFELRYIKWDSFSDLPYEFEDLFTFQGWMEFSELNEYYYPYLIQEFYGSMKEGVKGESFSVKVKKKSHIIDVDFLASVLNLPNDGNRIGTFKDTRKLEGYDEKAFQLSIFSEGTPKNEMTNISLVPQNFRILQSFIQYLLNPRSGSHSYANSLDLCIMWHLVNKIIFNLPFLIFKVIAKSSKHKRLPYAMPLTLVFQAMGVDMSKEKKFSNPIPIKEIFETDDDRKRSKKEEKKQEEETEIEIESKSDSNSKTESDIPISKLKERSSKIDEGESSKKKEKMKLKMSDFVKISKANLDMMKEIKEMSGLSLRILEKSHELKKGIMAKQNAKMDMLINRLDRQEWKFGDFGSYSQGTAGPSNAKAVGLSGVKISEEEKEDECNTLTVSGKRCYKEHLEAAEKEKEESKLAEDEEVEKNVEKEESAKEESEAEQEPDKEKSRESSSSHTNSNSSSENGKSEGRNGSRQEEEKEDADKKKEE, encoded by the exons ATGGCAAAGGTAAAACAAGTGGCtaccaaacctcaaaaatttatgGGTGATGCTATGAAAGCCACTGGCAAatcagaaaagaaaagagaagaagaaactGAACTTGAGAATAGTGATGAAGAAACAGAGACAGTGGCAGAAcgagcaagaaaaagaaaaggaactgGTATTGCTGGGTTAGAGCTttttaagaaaaagaagaaaatggagaaGGCCCCTGCTTCGAAACCCTTTGCACAACAGAATATTTTCGAGCTAAGGTACATTAAATGGGATTCTTTTTCTGATTTGCCTTATGAATTTGAAGATTTATTTACTTTTCAAGGCTGGATGGAATTTTCTGAGTTGAATGAATATTATTATCCTTATTTAATTCAAGAATTTTATGGGAGTATGAAAGAAGGTGTTAAAGGAGAAAGTTTTAGTGTGAAAGTTAAGAAGAAAAGTCATATTATTGATGTAGATTTCTTAGCCTCTGTTTTGAACCTACCAAATGATGGAAATAGGATTGGAACCTTCAAAGATACTAGGAAGCTTGAAGGATATGATGAGAAGGCATTTCAATTGTCGATTTTTTCGGAGGGTACACCCAAAAATGAAATGACCAATATTAGTTTAGTGCCTCAAAATTTTAGGATTCTACAATCCTTCATTCAATATTTGCTCAATCCTAGAAGTGGTAGTCATTCATATGCAAACAGCCTTGATTTATGCATTATGTGGCACTTGGTTAATAAGATCATATTCAATTTgccatttttaattttcaaagtgATTGCTAAGTCTAGTAAGCATAAAAGGTTGCCATATGCTATGCCTTTAACTCTTGTATTTCAAGCTATGGGAGTTGACATGAGCAAAGAAAAGAAGTTTAGCAATCCTATCCCCATTAAGGAGATATTCGAGACTGATGATGATAGGAAAAGGAGtaagaaagaagagaaaaagcaagaagaagagactgagattgagattgaaTCTAAATCAGATTCAAATTCTAAAACAGAATCGGACATCCCAATAAGCAAGTTGAAAGAGAGAAGTTCTAAGATAGATGAAGGGGAAAGCtctaagaagaaagagaaaatgaagctgaAAATGTCAGATTTTGTGAAAATAAGTAAAGCAAATCTGGACATGATgaaggaaatcaaagaaatgagTGGACTGAGCTTGCGTATTTTAGAAAAATCTCATGAATTGAAGAAGGGAATTATGGCTAAGCAAAATGCAAAGATGGATATGTTGATTAATAGATTGGATAGACAAGAATG GAAGTTTGGAGATTTTGGAAGCTACTCACAAGGTACTGCTGGTCCTAGCAATGCAAAGGCTGTTGGACTAAGTGGAGTAAAAATTTCCGAAGAGGAAAAAGAAgatgagtgtaacaccctcactgta tcgggtaagaggTGTTACAAGGAGCATTTAGAAGCTGctgaaaaggaaaaagaagaaagcAAGCTAGCTGAGGATGAAGAAGTAGAGAAAAATGTTGAGAAGGAAGAATCTGCAAAAGAGGAATCAGAAGCAGAACAAGAACCTGACAAGGAAAAATCAAGAGAATCCTCCTCATCTCATACTAACAGCAATAGTAGCAGTGAAAATGGAAAAAGTGAAGGCAGAAATGGTTCAAGACAAGAAGAGGAGAAGGAAGATGCTGACAAAAAGAAAGAAGAGTAG